One stretch of Rosistilla oblonga DNA includes these proteins:
- a CDS encoding polysaccharide lyase family 7 protein gives MLQFAVMFLALAIPVSLVDADPPAKLLDLSNWKLTLPIDADDSGGADEIVSPELKTFVDPRHFFVNEGGDGIVFRAHCGGATTRGSKFPRSELRQMTDRGREDADWSTAGQTLHTMTMRVAITKTPAKKKHVVCAQIHDAQDDLIMIRLEGTKLFIERNALDTVMLERKYQLGTPFDVKIQAGGGRVKVWYEEELKMDWQVSKAGCYFKAGCYTQSNPSKGDADDAYGEVVIYRLQVREM, from the coding sequence ATGCTCCAATTTGCTGTAATGTTTCTCGCTCTGGCGATCCCCGTTTCGCTGGTGGATGCCGACCCGCCGGCAAAGCTTCTGGATCTATCGAACTGGAAACTGACACTCCCCATCGACGCCGATGATTCGGGCGGAGCCGACGAGATCGTTTCGCCCGAGCTCAAGACGTTTGTCGATCCGCGACACTTCTTCGTCAACGAGGGGGGCGACGGGATCGTCTTTCGCGCCCATTGTGGCGGCGCCACAACAAGGGGTTCAAAATTCCCTCGCAGCGAACTGCGGCAGATGACCGATCGCGGCCGAGAAGATGCCGACTGGAGCACCGCCGGGCAAACGCTCCATACGATGACGATGCGCGTCGCGATCACGAAGACGCCCGCGAAAAAGAAGCACGTCGTCTGCGCTCAGATCCACGACGCCCAAGACGATCTGATCATGATCCGGCTGGAAGGAACAAAGCTGTTCATCGAACGCAATGCGTTGGATACGGTGATGCTCGAACGCAAGTACCAACTGGGAACGCCTTTTGACGTAAAGATCCAAGCCGGCGGCGGGCGCGTGAAGGTTTGGTACGAAGAGGAGCTGAAGATGGATTGGCAGGTATCGAAGGCTGGATGCTACTTCAAAGCCGGCTGCTACACTCAGTCGAATCCGAGCAAAGGTGACGCCGACGACGCGTACGGCGAAGTCGTCATCTACCGGTTGCAGGTCCGGGAAATGTAA
- a CDS encoding TIGR03960 family B12-binding radical SAM protein: MINSQRKQFVESRILHKVSMPSQYLGGERNAIVKDHRTVKGKICLAFPDAYTIGMSHHGLQVLYSLMNRRDDWVAERAFCPWQDMEAQLREHNVPLYSLETFTAVSDFDVFGISLQYEVSSPNVLTMLDLAGIPLHATDRTMADPLVLAGGPCCQNPEPMADFIDLFVTGDGEPALPMICDMWLELREQARAAGFAEGAAGVQQRADALQKIAAELPFAYVPRFYEPEYQDGRVVALNRTRNDVPETIEPSVIRDLEGIPLPTSPIVPYVECVHDRIAIEIMRGCPWQCRFCQSTVIKRPLRIRSVDTIINAAMESYRNTGFNEISILSLSSSDYPHFEELVKRLHEVFRPLGVNISVPSLRVNETLRTLPALIGSERRGSLTLAPEVARDDMREQIRKKIKNEDLFAGCRNAFENGFDSVKLYFMCGLPGERPVDLDGIVDMAEHIAGIGKEVKGRYVRVTASVSNFVPKSHTPYQWNGMQRREYFQWAHKYLWSRRKIRSINIKCHDIDTSLLEGVLSRGDRRTGKAIELAWQRGARMDGWTEHMDAQRWWDAIADAGIDIDQQVHTQYGLTDKLPWDHVNVKYGRTFLEKEQSRSLTQLEAMADAK, translated from the coding sequence ATGATCAATAGCCAACGGAAGCAATTTGTCGAAAGCCGTATCCTGCATAAGGTGTCGATGCCTTCACAATACCTTGGCGGCGAACGCAATGCGATCGTCAAGGACCACCGCACTGTCAAAGGAAAAATCTGCCTCGCGTTCCCCGACGCCTACACGATCGGGATGAGCCACCACGGGCTGCAGGTCCTCTACTCCCTGATGAACCGCCGCGACGACTGGGTGGCGGAACGCGCGTTCTGTCCGTGGCAAGACATGGAAGCACAGCTGCGCGAACACAACGTGCCGCTGTACAGCTTGGAAACGTTTACCGCGGTCTCCGATTTCGATGTCTTTGGGATCTCGCTGCAATACGAAGTCAGCAGCCCCAACGTCCTGACGATGCTCGATCTGGCGGGCATTCCGCTGCACGCAACCGATCGCACGATGGCCGATCCGTTGGTCCTTGCCGGCGGCCCCTGCTGCCAAAACCCCGAACCGATGGCCGATTTCATCGACCTGTTTGTCACCGGCGATGGCGAACCGGCGCTGCCGATGATCTGCGACATGTGGCTGGAGCTGCGAGAGCAAGCCCGCGCCGCAGGATTCGCTGAAGGAGCCGCCGGTGTGCAGCAACGCGCCGATGCGCTGCAGAAGATCGCCGCCGAGTTGCCGTTTGCTTACGTCCCCCGCTTCTACGAACCCGAATATCAAGACGGCCGCGTCGTCGCACTCAATCGCACGCGAAACGATGTCCCCGAGACGATCGAACCGAGCGTGATCCGCGATCTCGAAGGGATCCCGCTGCCGACCAGCCCAATCGTCCCCTACGTCGAATGCGTCCACGATCGGATCGCGATCGAAATCATGCGCGGATGTCCCTGGCAATGCCGGTTCTGCCAGAGCACCGTGATCAAGCGACCGCTGCGAATCCGCAGCGTCGATACGATCATCAACGCGGCGATGGAATCGTATCGCAACACCGGATTCAACGAGATCAGCATCCTGTCGCTGTCGTCGAGCGATTACCCGCACTTCGAAGAGCTAGTCAAACGACTGCACGAAGTCTTCCGGCCGCTGGGCGTGAACATCAGCGTCCCCAGCCTGCGTGTCAACGAAACGCTGCGAACTCTCCCTGCCCTGATCGGATCCGAACGCCGCGGATCGCTGACGCTCGCCCCGGAAGTCGCCCGCGACGACATGCGGGAACAGATTCGCAAGAAGATCAAAAACGAAGACCTCTTCGCCGGATGTCGCAACGCGTTCGAGAACGGCTTCGACAGCGTCAAACTCTATTTCATGTGCGGCTTGCCGGGCGAGCGGCCTGTCGATCTCGACGGGATCGTCGACATGGCCGAACACATCGCGGGGATCGGCAAAGAGGTCAAAGGCCGCTATGTGCGAGTCACCGCCAGCGTCTCGAACTTTGTCCCCAAGTCGCACACGCCCTATCAATGGAACGGCATGCAGCGACGCGAATATTTCCAATGGGCGCACAAATATCTGTGGAGCCGCCGGAAGATCCGCAGCATCAACATCAAGTGCCACGACATCGACACCAGCCTGCTGGAAGGCGTGCTCAGCCGCGGAGATCGCCGCACCGGCAAAGCGATCGAACTCGCCTGGCAACGCGGCGCGCGGATGGACGGCTGGACCGAACACATGGACGCCCAGCGTTGGTGGGACGCGATCGCCGACGCGGGAATCGACATCGACCAACAGGTCCACACGCAATACGGACTGACCGACAAACTCCCCTGGGATCATGTGAACGTCAAATACGGACGAACCTTCCTGGAGAAGGAACAGAGTCGTTCGCTGACGCAATTAGAAGCGATGGCCGACGCGAAATAG
- a CDS encoding PVC-type heme-binding CxxCH protein: MPRSRTQNSATVLFVLFACLVTAAGNRPAAAAEPLRLLFMGDNGHHRPAARFLELATALQPRGISLQYTDRMDDLNPDTLAGYDGLVLYANIDKIEDDQAAAVLDFVASGKGFIPLHCATYCWRNHPEMIALMGAQFQRHGGRVFSTEIAAPQHPVMQGFGGFTSWDETYIHHLHNEKDRTVLEYRAEGEQADGKQREPWTWVRTHGKGRVFYTAWGHDQRTFDQPGFHNLVERGIRWACGSDPGEVPAFVSADRFPVPTMTTMPRDRKPFEFVDVGPKIPDYTPSEKWGVQAENQTLMQQPLSPEESIKHFVTPEGMAVRRYADERDFQAKPIAMAWDERGRLWVCETVDYPNELGRKRDRIRICEDTDGDQVADKFILFAEGLSVPTAIAIVRGGAVVQDGAETVYLKDTDEDDVADQRTVLISDWNLRDTHGGVSNFRYGLDNWIWAMQGYNNSAPKVGDESAQAFRMGFWRFKLSQTDPPRVTDLEFVRSTDNNTWGLGISEEGLIFGSTANRNPSVFMPIANRYYESVRGWAPPGLGSIADTHRFAPITKNVRQVDHHGGYTAGAGHALYTARAFPQPWWNKTAFVCGPTGHLVGTFVLRRDGAGYTSTSPCNLLASDDQWSAPIMAEVGPDGAVWVIDWYNYIVQHNPTPKGFTTGKGAAYESDLRDKKHGRIYRVVPTDGQTDRTHAFTSLADATDVQLVETLRHPSFPWRLQSQRLLIERQSEGVLQPLLALLADSSVDSIGLNVAAIHALHTLQGLGYIRLDERLLASGSVRRGLQEALGHPSPGVRRNALAVLPHDSHGLELVMASRSLLEDADLQVRLQAILTLADMPPSSQAGELVAELAQATTDRLLLEALTSAAARHNNGYLAAVLASTTQVAPANLQIAARVAEHVARGRPDAEQLQSLLAGVAGSSHPALVDAVLDGLIRGVPRDFALKSSPALDAALVAAFEKSPATAKNKLIRLALQCRTNALDSHLAATVLSLTNLVANMQATDAARVAAAKELVGFRSDDVEVVEEILDQITPQTPPGLATSFLQAVQGSKSDVAGEAIVDAVAALTPGLKSDAISALLSRPAWARSLLDGIESRAVELSDLSLEQKQSLGAFPDPELKARAGKLLAMGGGLPDADRQAVLDSLHHVTLQKGDVDAGLAVFKKHCAACHVHGEIGKTLGPNLTGMAVHPKEELLTHIIDPSRSVEGNFRMYTVLTADGRVVNGMLAGESRTSLTLIDSTAKELSIQREDIDELVASRKSVMPEGFEKQIGEVEFTDLLEFLTNKGKFVPVPLDRYATAISTRPLFSKTSDKNSPDRMIFADWQPKMFADVPFVLVDPQGATRPNIILLNGPHGTLPPSMPRSVSIACNTAAKKIHLLGGVGGYSFPYDRQQTVSMIVRLKYADGLVEEHPLVNGIHIADYIRRVDVSKSEFAFALRGQQIRYLAIVPKRDDTIETIELRKGPDGSAPIVMAVTVER; this comes from the coding sequence GATTCCTCGAACTGGCGACCGCGCTCCAGCCGCGAGGGATCTCGCTGCAGTACACCGATCGGATGGACGATCTCAACCCCGATACACTTGCTGGGTATGACGGGTTGGTGCTGTACGCAAACATCGACAAAATCGAAGACGATCAAGCCGCGGCGGTGTTGGATTTTGTCGCTTCGGGGAAAGGCTTCATTCCGCTGCACTGCGCCACCTATTGTTGGCGGAACCATCCCGAGATGATCGCGCTGATGGGAGCTCAGTTTCAACGCCACGGCGGCCGCGTTTTCTCAACTGAGATCGCCGCGCCACAGCATCCGGTGATGCAGGGCTTCGGCGGCTTCACCAGCTGGGACGAGACCTATATCCATCACCTGCACAATGAAAAAGATCGCACGGTGTTGGAGTATCGGGCCGAGGGAGAGCAGGCCGACGGAAAGCAGCGGGAACCGTGGACGTGGGTTCGCACGCATGGCAAGGGCCGCGTTTTTTATACAGCTTGGGGGCACGATCAACGGACGTTTGATCAGCCGGGATTTCACAACTTGGTCGAGCGAGGAATCCGTTGGGCCTGCGGCAGCGATCCAGGCGAAGTCCCCGCGTTTGTGTCGGCCGATCGATTTCCTGTGCCAACAATGACGACGATGCCTCGCGATCGCAAGCCGTTCGAATTTGTCGACGTTGGCCCGAAGATCCCCGATTACACGCCAAGCGAAAAGTGGGGCGTGCAGGCGGAGAATCAAACGTTGATGCAGCAACCGCTGTCGCCCGAGGAGTCGATCAAACATTTTGTCACGCCCGAGGGAATGGCGGTTCGCCGCTACGCCGACGAACGCGACTTTCAAGCCAAACCGATCGCGATGGCGTGGGATGAACGAGGCCGGTTGTGGGTTTGCGAGACCGTCGATTATCCCAACGAACTGGGACGCAAGCGAGATCGAATCCGGATCTGCGAGGATACCGATGGCGATCAGGTCGCCGACAAATTTATCCTGTTCGCCGAAGGCTTGAGCGTACCGACGGCGATCGCGATCGTCCGCGGCGGAGCTGTCGTGCAGGATGGTGCCGAAACGGTTTACTTGAAAGATACCGATGAAGACGACGTCGCCGATCAGCGAACCGTTTTGATCAGCGATTGGAATCTACGCGATACGCACGGCGGCGTCAGCAATTTCCGCTACGGATTGGACAACTGGATCTGGGCGATGCAGGGGTACAACAACAGTGCGCCGAAGGTGGGCGATGAATCGGCTCAGGCGTTTCGGATGGGATTTTGGCGGTTCAAGCTGTCGCAAACCGATCCGCCTCGAGTGACCGATCTGGAGTTTGTGCGTTCGACCGACAACAACACTTGGGGGCTGGGGATCAGCGAAGAGGGGCTGATCTTCGGTTCGACGGCCAATCGCAATCCAAGCGTCTTTATGCCGATCGCTAACCGCTATTACGAGAGCGTTCGCGGTTGGGCTCCGCCCGGCTTGGGGAGCATCGCCGACACGCATCGCTTCGCCCCGATCACTAAAAACGTTCGGCAGGTCGATCATCACGGCGGCTACACCGCAGGTGCCGGGCACGCGTTGTATACGGCGCGGGCGTTTCCGCAGCCTTGGTGGAACAAGACGGCTTTTGTTTGTGGCCCCACCGGGCACTTGGTCGGCACGTTTGTGCTGCGTCGCGATGGCGCCGGATACACGTCGACAAGTCCCTGCAATCTGTTGGCCAGCGACGATCAATGGTCGGCTCCCATCATGGCAGAAGTTGGCCCCGACGGCGCTGTTTGGGTGATCGATTGGTACAACTATATCGTCCAACACAATCCAACCCCTAAGGGTTTTACAACGGGGAAAGGGGCTGCGTACGAAAGCGATCTGCGCGATAAGAAACACGGCCGGATCTACCGCGTCGTTCCCACCGACGGGCAGACCGATCGGACACATGCCTTCACCAGCCTCGCCGATGCTACCGATGTTCAACTGGTTGAAACGCTCCGGCACCCGTCGTTTCCTTGGCGTTTGCAGTCGCAGCGTCTGCTGATCGAGCGGCAGAGCGAGGGCGTTTTGCAACCGCTGCTGGCCCTGCTCGCCGACTCAAGCGTCGATTCGATTGGACTGAACGTCGCGGCGATCCATGCGCTGCACACATTGCAGGGATTGGGTTACATCCGATTGGACGAGCGTCTGCTCGCGTCGGGTAGCGTCCGCCGTGGGCTGCAGGAGGCGTTGGGACATCCGTCGCCGGGAGTCCGCCGCAATGCGCTGGCGGTGCTGCCACACGATTCGCATGGGCTCGAACTAGTGATGGCCAGTAGGTCGCTGCTGGAAGACGCCGATCTGCAGGTGCGGTTGCAAGCGATCTTGACCCTCGCGGACATGCCGCCGTCATCGCAGGCGGGAGAACTGGTGGCCGAGTTGGCCCAGGCGACGACCGATCGCTTGTTGTTGGAAGCGCTCACGTCGGCTGCCGCTAGGCATAACAACGGATATTTGGCGGCAGTGTTGGCGTCGACGACTCAAGTTGCGCCAGCGAACTTGCAGATTGCAGCACGTGTTGCCGAGCATGTGGCACGCGGCCGTCCCGATGCCGAACAATTGCAGTCGCTGTTGGCGGGTGTCGCCGGTTCGTCGCATCCGGCGCTGGTCGATGCGGTTCTCGATGGGCTGATCCGCGGCGTTCCTCGCGACTTTGCATTGAAGTCGTCGCCGGCGTTGGATGCTGCGTTGGTCGCGGCGTTTGAAAAGTCGCCAGCCACTGCGAAAAACAAACTGATTCGACTGGCGCTGCAGTGCCGTACCAACGCGCTCGATTCCCATCTGGCCGCGACGGTGCTGTCGCTGACAAACCTAGTCGCCAACATGCAGGCGACCGATGCGGCGCGTGTCGCTGCGGCGAAGGAGTTGGTTGGGTTTCGCAGCGATGATGTTGAGGTTGTCGAAGAGATCCTCGACCAGATCACGCCTCAGACGCCGCCGGGATTGGCGACGTCGTTTCTGCAAGCGGTGCAGGGGAGCAAGTCGGATGTGGCGGGAGAGGCGATCGTCGACGCGGTTGCTGCGCTGACGCCGGGGCTGAAATCCGATGCGATCTCGGCTCTGCTGAGTCGCCCGGCCTGGGCCCGTTCGCTGTTGGACGGGATCGAATCGCGAGCGGTCGAACTGTCCGATCTCTCGCTGGAACAGAAGCAATCGCTGGGGGCGTTCCCCGATCCCGAGCTGAAGGCGCGGGCCGGCAAGCTGTTGGCGATGGGGGGCGGATTGCCCGATGCCGATCGCCAGGCTGTGCTCGATTCGCTGCATCATGTGACGCTGCAGAAAGGGGACGTCGACGCCGGGTTGGCTGTCTTTAAGAAGCATTGTGCCGCATGCCACGTGCACGGTGAAATCGGTAAGACGTTGGGGCCCAATCTGACCGGAATGGCAGTCCATCCCAAAGAGGAGTTGTTGACTCATATCATCGATCCCTCGCGGAGCGTCGAGGGGAACTTTCGGATGTACACCGTGCTGACGGCCGATGGGCGTGTCGTCAACGGAATGTTGGCGGGCGAGAGTCGCACCAGTCTGACGTTGATCGATTCGACGGCAAAAGAGCTCAGCATCCAACGCGAAGATATCGATGAACTTGTCGCTTCGCGGAAATCGGTGATGCCCGAAGGGTTCGAGAAACAGATCGGCGAAGTGGAGTTTACCGACCTGTTGGAGTTTCTCACGAACAAAGGGAAGTTTGTTCCGGTGCCGTTGGATCGTTACGCGACGGCGATCAGCACGCGGCCGCTGTTCTCAAAGACCAGCGACAAGAACTCGCCCGATCGGATGATCTTTGCCGATTGGCAACCGAAGATGTTTGCTGACGTTCCGTTTGTGCTGGTCGATCCGCAGGGAGCGACCAGGCCCAACATCATCTTGTTAAACGGACCACACGGAACGCTGCCGCCATCGATGCCACGCTCGGTCTCCATTGCCTGTAACACCGCGGCAAAGAAGATCCATCTGTTGGGCGGCGTCGGCGGATATTCATTCCCCTATGATCGCCAGCAGACGGTTTCGATGATCGTGCGATTGAAGTATGCCGACGGGCTGGTGGAAGAGCATCCGTTGGTCAACGGGATTCATATCGCCGACTACATTCGCCGCGTCGATGTTTCCAAAAGTGAGTTTGCGTTTGCACTTCGCGGTCAACAGATTCGCTATCTCGCGATCGTGCCCAAGCGTGACGATACGATCGAAACGATCGAACTTCGCAAGGGGCCCGATGGTTCGGCGCCGATCGTGATGGCGGTGACTGTCGAGCGGTGA
- the nirD gene encoding nitrite reductase small subunit NirD, whose product MSDFETVGKVEDFEDGKGQAIPVNGRMVAVFRVGEEFYAIDDLCPHMGASLAEGHVDDEKGVTCPWHAWRFCIKDGTWCDNPKVKTEAFEVRVVDGEVQVLVSDD is encoded by the coding sequence ATGAGCGACTTTGAGACCGTTGGAAAAGTAGAAGATTTTGAAGATGGCAAAGGCCAAGCGATTCCGGTCAACGGACGGATGGTCGCCGTCTTTCGCGTGGGAGAGGAGTTCTACGCGATCGACGACCTCTGTCCCCACATGGGCGCATCGTTAGCCGAAGGGCACGTCGACGATGAGAAGGGAGTCACCTGTCCCTGGCACGCGTGGCGGTTCTGCATCAAAGACGGCACCTGGTGCGACAACCCCAAAGTCAAGACCGAAGCCTTTGAAGTCCGCGTCGTCGACGGCGAAGTCCAAGTCCTCGTCTCCGACGACTGA
- a CDS encoding dockerin type I domain-containing protein: MNRKPIHLKNRRPSSKLRLSFSFEVLESRLCLDAENLPLFLFSANGKLEEQFDFGVGESRILSTESEELAESVDLEFTSQVQNVPTPGTATGELFYSASGSATSDRSFQVTVNGTIDYLGGGSGGPFFKNVELASSEVTIFARIDPALIHKLEGSIDVEITREGNTSHCYTTPGYPWTGTCREADGSGVSISLPFTNEDVSNSSGASSYPINIAPGTNVTTIEVDGVRYSELGTAAVQAAFQWAMSESAGVYHGDFNADADVSVSMTLNGSLPEPTPPAIKSLHAIPAFPKPTIDGSDGHSLSHQPTTQQPLWLAAITTQESGFESQAYFDLDFEAGESQSLSLPIQVDSDSTDENCRLALIEEGLIEDGDAIFCTLVYPASEHYGTGNSFTVTLNSEDTGLATGHHLDQQQSDPLDIFFEKFGDDDGDGIKNWFQYWSEDQDGATSHREHGANDGTLTYLYGGPALSFPGTLYGSYVPSNREIILYDHAALSKTVSYWTFETPDSSPTRSEVVSEGIDAVESTLAHERAHDYLRDTYPIPNDGVPGSCFVGVDAAPDSDCDQVPDFLEIKYERYGFDSYNPDSLAAYGFNTSDGSDEEYFADLASLGLIDEVVNYQPNNSADEANPRRNTQPAFQFISDAEFANFEFVGFTDDQIRDNDEGEKTLVVSGEVEATTAGTYFINARFEDEHGNTYFAESSGELEPGINTVEFEISGHLLKTQRIDGSLQLRGISSVSAENAPPSQVDYTTKSYNYVEFRETDDLSIGQLNDLEGVITPAGIYVDATLTLNVTGEQPRDVTVTAFLYDSDGNAVGYSSQEKTVSSEDDQLSLRFESFSRSFGEEEMGFEVRNIRVQDDQGNELDFVRSLTSSALPDERLFPEFPVLIQSTSLGDFGQNSSSETETSEPEITFSLQAEIRDAGEYSFAAILTGPNGQSIADTYQRLPLVPGDTTIDLAFDASDILDQRIDGPFTVSKILVLDSEGNIASTSGPGATTLQLAWGQFSDDETAPTSVIELPSETQDSREITVTWSGLDDNAGTGIRSFDIFVAEDDGPMVPWLTATSAQESIYVGTFGKSYRFVSVARDHAINQEGQSGKLPVEVQLISPWQNTVEPNDVNAKNGVTALDALQIINLLGRHSGSSAIEVPNGSELSGSIRFPDTSGDGYVSALDALRVINQLNRSAAMASFQGESETSLASMQHRDERHPTEETYSPVDFFAAVPSVTSATKLANVPMKQVKLLDTVTEATSDVAEDKSLDKNLLKEGLEQN, encoded by the coding sequence ATGAATCGCAAGCCAATTCATCTGAAGAACCGGCGGCCTAGCTCTAAGTTACGCCTGTCCTTCTCCTTCGAGGTTCTCGAATCGCGACTGTGCTTGGATGCGGAGAATCTCCCGCTGTTCCTCTTCTCTGCGAACGGGAAGCTCGAAGAGCAATTTGATTTCGGCGTTGGCGAATCGCGGATTCTTAGCACTGAAAGCGAAGAACTTGCCGAGTCTGTTGACCTTGAGTTTACATCGCAGGTGCAAAATGTCCCAACGCCCGGAACGGCCACGGGCGAACTGTTTTACAGTGCGTCCGGCAGCGCCACCAGCGACCGGAGCTTTCAGGTAACCGTCAACGGAACCATCGATTATCTTGGCGGTGGCTCGGGCGGCCCCTTCTTCAAGAACGTTGAGCTTGCGTCGTCCGAAGTCACTATCTTTGCGAGAATTGACCCTGCGTTAATCCACAAGCTGGAGGGCTCGATCGACGTTGAAATCACACGGGAAGGAAACACAAGCCACTGTTATACCACGCCGGGCTATCCTTGGACCGGCACCTGCAGAGAAGCCGACGGCAGTGGTGTTTCCATCAGCCTCCCGTTCACAAACGAAGACGTTTCTAACAGCTCAGGCGCATCGTCCTACCCGATCAACATTGCCCCTGGAACGAACGTCACAACAATTGAAGTCGACGGAGTTCGCTATTCAGAGCTGGGGACAGCAGCCGTCCAAGCCGCGTTCCAGTGGGCGATGTCGGAATCAGCTGGCGTCTATCACGGAGACTTTAACGCGGATGCAGATGTCTCGGTAAGCATGACGCTCAATGGGTCGCTTCCCGAGCCGACTCCTCCCGCGATCAAGTCCCTCCATGCAATTCCGGCTTTTCCGAAGCCAACAATCGATGGCTCTGACGGCCACTCGCTGAGCCACCAACCGACAACACAACAACCACTTTGGCTCGCTGCCATAACAACCCAAGAAAGCGGATTTGAAAGCCAGGCCTATTTTGATCTGGATTTTGAAGCAGGCGAATCGCAGTCGCTCAGTCTACCGATCCAAGTCGACAGCGATTCGACCGATGAAAACTGTCGTCTCGCTTTGATAGAAGAGGGACTTATTGAAGACGGCGATGCCATTTTTTGCACGCTTGTCTACCCAGCCTCAGAACATTATGGCACGGGAAACTCATTCACTGTAACACTGAACTCCGAGGATACAGGGCTCGCAACAGGGCATCACCTAGACCAGCAACAATCTGATCCGCTGGACATCTTCTTTGAAAAATTTGGAGACGATGACGGAGATGGCATCAAGAACTGGTTCCAATATTGGTCTGAAGACCAAGATGGAGCGACAAGTCACCGAGAGCATGGGGCAAACGACGGAACGTTGACATATTTGTATGGTGGCCCTGCACTATCATTTCCTGGCACACTCTACGGCAGTTACGTTCCATCAAACAGAGAGATCATTCTGTATGACCACGCTGCCCTATCGAAGACCGTAAGCTACTGGACCTTCGAAACGCCGGATAGCAGTCCGACCAGAAGCGAAGTCGTTTCAGAGGGGATCGATGCCGTTGAAAGCACATTGGCTCACGAACGCGCTCACGACTACTTGCGCGACACGTACCCAATCCCAAATGACGGAGTCCCTGGCAGTTGTTTTGTAGGTGTCGATGCAGCCCCAGATTCCGATTGCGATCAGGTCCCTGACTTCCTTGAGATAAAATACGAGCGGTACGGATTTGATTCATATAATCCAGATAGCCTAGCAGCTTACGGTTTCAACACGTCGGATGGCAGCGATGAAGAATACTTTGCAGATCTGGCAAGCCTCGGCCTCATTGATGAAGTAGTCAACTACCAGCCTAACAACAGTGCCGACGAAGCGAATCCCAGGCGCAATACTCAACCTGCCTTCCAATTCATCTCCGATGCTGAGTTCGCAAATTTCGAGTTCGTTGGATTCACGGATGACCAGATTCGCGACAACGATGAAGGCGAAAAGACGCTTGTGGTTTCTGGCGAAGTCGAGGCGACTACTGCGGGAACCTATTTCATCAACGCTCGATTCGAAGACGAACACGGCAATACCTATTTCGCCGAGTCTAGCGGCGAATTAGAACCGGGCATCAACACCGTTGAGTTTGAAATCTCTGGTCACCTGCTGAAAACGCAACGAATTGACGGATCACTTCAACTACGCGGCATTTCATCGGTTAGCGCCGAGAACGCCCCCCCCTCCCAAGTCGACTACACAACAAAGTCTTACAACTATGTCGAATTCCGCGAGACCGACGATCTATCCATCGGGCAACTCAACGATCTTGAAGGTGTCATCACACCCGCTGGCATCTATGTCGATGCGACATTGACCCTAAACGTCACGGGCGAGCAACCGAGAGACGTGACGGTGACTGCATTTTTGTATGACAGCGACGGGAACGCCGTTGGTTATTCTTCACAAGAAAAAACCGTCTCCAGCGAGGACGATCAACTTTCGCTTCGATTCGAATCGTTTTCTCGCAGTTTCGGCGAGGAAGAGATGGGGTTTGAAGTCCGAAACATTCGCGTCCAAGACGACCAAGGCAATGAGTTGGATTTCGTTCGCAGCCTAACGTCTTCCGCGCTGCCTGACGAACGACTTTTCCCCGAATTTCCAGTTCTAATCCAATCGACTTCCCTTGGAGACTTTGGACAGAACAGTTCGAGTGAAACCGAAACGAGCGAACCTGAAATCACATTTTCGTTGCAGGCGGAGATCCGAGACGCTGGGGAGTACTCCTTCGCCGCTATCTTAACGGGCCCCAACGGGCAATCCATCGCGGACACCTATCAACGCCTGCCCCTAGTCCCTGGCGACACCACGATCGATTTAGCCTTTGATGCAAGTGACATCCTGGATCAACGAATCGATGGCCCGTTTACGGTAAGCAAAATCCTTGTTCTAGATTCCGAGGGTAACATTGCCAGCACGAGCGGTCCTGGAGCAACGACGCTCCAACTCGCATGGGGACAGTTTTCTGATGATGAGACGGCACCGACCAGCGTTATCGAACTCCCATCCGAGACACAGGACTCACGAGAGATCACGGTTACTTGGTCGGGGTTGGACGATAACGCCGGCACTGGAATTCGCTCGTTCGATATCTTTGTCGCGGAAGACGACGGCCCCATGGTACCTTGGCTCACTGCAACGAGTGCGCAAGAATCAATTTACGTTGGAACTTTCGGCAAGTCTTATCGTTTTGTGAGTGTCGCCAGAGATCACGCGATCAACCAGGAAGGTCAGAGCGGAAAGCTACCAGTTGAAGTTCAGCTGATCTCGCCGTGGCAAAACACTGTTGAACCAAACGACGTAAACGCGAAGAACGGAGTCACGGCACTGGACGCATTGCAAATCATTAACCTATTAGGCCGGCATTCTGGTTCGTCGGCAATTGAGGTTCCCAACGGTAGTGAACTCTCCGGATCGATAAGATTCCCCGACACTTCAGGAGATGGTTACGTTTCTGCCCTCGATGCCTTGCGGGTCATAAATCAACTGAACCGCAGCGCAGCTATGGCTAGTTTTCAAGGCGAGAGTGAGACCTCACTCGCCTCGATGCAACACCGGGATGAACGGCATCCTACGGAGGAAACTTATTCGCCAGTGGATTTCTTCGCAGCTGTACCATCAGTCACGTCGGCCACGAAGCTAGCTAACGTGCCAATGAAGCAAGTCAAACTCCTCGATACCGTTACCGAAGCTACCAGTGACGTTGCCGAAGATAAGTCGCTTGACAAGAACTTATTGAAGGAAGGACTAGAGCAAAACTAG